In a genomic window of Mycolicibacterium neoaurum VKM Ac-1815D:
- the purF gene encoding amidophosphoribosyltransferase, whose product MTSAPVEPDETDPKEECGVFGVWAPGEDVAKLTYYGLYALQHRGQEAAGIAVADGAQVLVFKDLGLVSQVFDEQTLAAMHGHVAVGHCRYSTTGSTTWENAQPVFRNTAAGTGVALGHNGNLVNTAELATRARAAGLIDTRGAPAATTDSDILGALLAHGAADSTLEQAALALLPTVRGAFCLTFMDENTLYAARDPHGVRPLSLGRLDRGWVVASETAALDIVGASFVRDIEPGELLAIDADGVRSTRFANPTPKGCVFEYVYLARPDSVIGGRSVHATRVDIGRRLAAENPVDADLVIGVPESGIPAAVGYAQGSGIPYGQGLMKNAYVGRTFIQPSQTIRQLGIRLKLNPLKEVIRGKRLIVVDDSIVRGNTQRALIRMLREAGAVEVHVRIASPPVKWPCFYGIDFATPAELIANAASNSADESEMLEGVRRAIGADTLGYISHQGMVAATEQPASRLCSACFDGDYPIELPGESALGKNVIEHMLASAARNGLPLESTNAGGDNADAVRRP is encoded by the coding sequence GTGACCTCCGCGCCGGTAGAGCCTGACGAGACCGACCCCAAAGAGGAGTGCGGCGTCTTCGGCGTCTGGGCTCCCGGCGAGGACGTGGCCAAGCTCACGTACTACGGCCTGTACGCGTTGCAGCATCGCGGCCAGGAGGCGGCCGGTATCGCGGTCGCCGACGGTGCTCAGGTCCTCGTCTTCAAGGATCTGGGTCTGGTCAGCCAGGTGTTCGATGAGCAGACCCTGGCCGCCATGCACGGACACGTCGCCGTCGGGCACTGCCGGTACTCGACCACCGGTTCCACGACGTGGGAGAACGCCCAGCCGGTCTTCCGCAACACCGCCGCGGGCACCGGAGTCGCCCTCGGGCACAACGGCAACCTGGTCAACACCGCCGAACTGGCGACACGTGCGCGGGCGGCGGGCCTGATCGACACCCGCGGCGCCCCAGCCGCCACCACCGACTCCGACATCCTCGGCGCGCTGCTGGCGCACGGTGCCGCCGACTCCACCCTGGAACAGGCGGCGCTGGCGCTGCTGCCCACCGTGCGCGGTGCGTTCTGCCTGACGTTCATGGACGAGAACACCCTCTACGCAGCCCGCGACCCGCATGGTGTGCGCCCGCTGTCGCTGGGCCGCCTCGACCGCGGCTGGGTCGTCGCCTCGGAGACCGCCGCCCTCGACATCGTCGGCGCCTCCTTCGTGCGCGATATCGAGCCCGGTGAACTCCTGGCGATCGACGCCGACGGCGTGCGGTCCACCCGTTTCGCCAACCCGACCCCCAAGGGCTGCGTCTTCGAGTACGTGTACCTGGCCCGGCCCGACAGCGTCATCGGTGGCCGCTCCGTCCACGCCACCCGCGTCGACATCGGCCGTCGGCTGGCCGCCGAGAATCCCGTCGACGCCGACCTGGTGATCGGCGTCCCCGAATCGGGCATCCCGGCCGCCGTCGGTTACGCACAGGGCTCCGGCATTCCCTACGGCCAGGGCCTGATGAAGAACGCCTATGTGGGCCGCACCTTCATCCAGCCGTCCCAGACCATTCGTCAGCTGGGTATCCGGCTCAAGCTCAACCCGCTCAAAGAGGTCATCCGCGGAAAGCGTCTGATCGTCGTCGACGATTCGATCGTGCGCGGTAACACGCAGCGGGCACTGATCAGGATGCTGCGTGAGGCGGGGGCGGTGGAGGTCCACGTACGGATCGCCTCGCCGCCGGTGAAGTGGCCGTGTTTCTACGGGATCGACTTCGCCACGCCTGCCGAACTGATCGCCAACGCCGCCAGCAACTCCGCCGATGAGTCGGAGATGCTCGAAGGGGTCCGGCGGGCGATCGGCGCCGACACGCTGGGCTACATCAGCCACCAGGGCATGGTGGCCGCGACCGAACAGCCCGCATCGCGGCTGTGCTCGGCATGTTTCGACGGTGACTACCCGATCGAACTTCCCGGCGAGTCCGCGCTGGGCAAGAACGTCATCGAGCACATGCTGGCCAGTGCCGCACGCAACGGCCTCCCGCTGGAGTCGACGAACGCCGGCGGGGACAACGCGGACGCCGTCCGGCGGCCGTGA
- a CDS encoding sterol carrier family protein: MVARRTADPAETRAAVLAVAHWLRDDTQPAPARADIAAAVRLTARTLAAAAPGASVEVRVPPFVAVQCIAGPRHTRGTPPNVVETDAHTWLRLVTGLTAMTDPRLHLSGSRAAEIADALPLVTLPG; this comes from the coding sequence ATGGTGGCCCGCCGCACTGCCGATCCGGCAGAGACACGTGCCGCGGTACTGGCCGTGGCGCACTGGTTACGTGATGACACCCAACCCGCGCCGGCCCGGGCCGATATCGCCGCCGCGGTGCGGTTGACCGCCCGCACCCTCGCCGCGGCCGCACCCGGCGCCAGCGTCGAGGTGCGGGTGCCGCCGTTCGTCGCGGTGCAGTGCATCGCCGGGCCCCGACACACCCGTGGCACACCGCCCAATGTGGTGGAGACCGACGCCCACACCTGGTTGCGTCTGGTCACCGGACTGACCGCGATGACCGACCCCCGCCTGCACCTGTCGGGTTCCCGGGCCGCCGAGATCGCCGACGCGCTGCCCCTGGTCACCCTGCCCGGCTAG
- a CDS encoding MCE family protein, with product MAFVDRSAPPYRVAGAVALVLLAAAGVLLYQQFRGEFRSRVELTLLSPRAGLVVDPGTKVTLNGVEIGRVSRIAPTPAGQARLTLLVDPRYLALLPANIGAEIKATTVFGNKYVALAAPGHPVGPHARAHDEITATWVSTEFNSLFETVLTIAERVDPVQLNQTLTAAAQALGGRGGTFGASLSDGNAILAALNERLPQFRRDVRAVTALADRYAENAPDLFDGLADAATTADTLDDQRGHLDAALLAAVGVGGTGTDIMERAGPYLVRGAHDLLPTATLFDYYSPQLLCTLRNYHDAAPLMAQVFGGDNGFSLDSAGTIFGLGGVGNAYVFPDNLPRVNARGGPGGRPGCWQKITRELWPAPYLVMDTGLSIAPYNHVELGSPIFTEYVWGRQIGAPTINP from the coding sequence GTGGCTTTCGTCGACCGGTCGGCACCGCCGTACCGGGTGGCGGGTGCGGTGGCCCTGGTGCTGCTGGCCGCCGCCGGTGTGCTGCTCTATCAGCAGTTCCGCGGTGAGTTCCGCTCACGTGTGGAGCTCACGTTGCTCTCACCGCGCGCCGGTCTGGTGGTGGACCCGGGCACCAAGGTCACGCTCAACGGTGTCGAGATCGGTCGCGTCAGCCGGATCGCGCCGACGCCGGCCGGCCAGGCCCGGCTGACCCTGCTGGTCGATCCGCGGTACCTGGCGTTGCTACCGGCCAATATCGGGGCAGAGATCAAGGCCACCACCGTGTTCGGCAACAAGTACGTGGCGCTGGCCGCACCGGGGCATCCGGTGGGACCGCACGCCCGCGCGCACGACGAGATCACCGCGACCTGGGTCAGTACCGAATTCAATTCCCTGTTCGAAACGGTGCTCACCATCGCCGAGCGGGTGGATCCGGTGCAGTTGAACCAGACGCTGACCGCGGCCGCCCAGGCGCTGGGCGGCCGCGGTGGCACCTTCGGCGCGTCCCTGTCCGACGGCAACGCGATCCTGGCCGCGCTCAACGAGCGACTGCCCCAATTCCGCCGCGACGTCCGCGCGGTGACGGCGCTGGCCGACCGCTACGCCGAGAATGCACCGGACCTGTTCGACGGCCTGGCCGACGCCGCCACCACGGCGGACACCCTCGATGATCAACGCGGCCACCTGGACGCTGCCCTGTTGGCCGCCGTCGGTGTCGGTGGTACCGGCACCGACATCATGGAGCGCGCCGGACCGTATCTGGTGCGCGGGGCCCACGATCTCCTTCCCACCGCGACGCTGTTCGACTACTACAGTCCGCAGCTGTTGTGCACCCTGCGCAACTATCACGATGCGGCACCGCTGATGGCCCAGGTGTTCGGTGGGGACAACGGTTTCTCGTTGGACTCGGCAGGCACCATCTTCGGCCTCGGCGGGGTCGGCAATGCCTACGTGTTCCCGGACAACCTGCCGAGGGTGAACGCCCGCGGCGGTCCTGGCGGCCGTCCCGGCTGTTGGCAGAAGATCACCCGGGAGCTGTGGCCCGCACCGTATCTGGTGATGGACACCGGGCTGTCCATCGCGCCGTACAACCATGTCGAGCTGGGATCCCCGATCTTCACCGAGTATGTGTGGGGCCGTCAGATCGGCGCGCCGACCATCAACCCCTGA
- a CDS encoding alpha/beta hydrolase — MIERTSVRHPVLVWGWSLVRLDFVGVAVGALFFCISLTPSLLPRDWLFAGLIGGINAAIGYGIGVLLAKLLRRFVLRGRAWWPPRTPVLHIMKIATVAGALIAPVAMLVPAARWQRQVSALMGIEGPETPGYMRTLLLAVLVAAACIATWRVLVDLVKLIARALIRRWHLHSEVAFFIGTAVVVVLCVMLANGVLYRGFLAGAGQVFQPQNATTAPGVSQPAASQRSGSPASFASWDSLGYQGRSFVAGGPDAADLTALNGRPAREPIRVYAGLQTADTDEQRVAVLLSELERTDAFDRAVLVLIPTTGTGWVNPVAADAIEAMYNGDTALVAMQYSYLPSWISFLGDREKSVDSARAMIDGVHGRWAALPEDRRPKLLLYGESLGSYGGQGAFGWLPDIAEMDFSAVLWVGPPHESSLWSGLVQRRDPGTTEVEPRYDNGRTVRFSPAYDPAEVARTAAPRWEGTRVLFLQHASDPVVWWSPNLVFSRPDWLTEPRGADRTASMRWYPIVTFWQVSADMTNASGVPDGHGHNYGETVLDGWAAVAPPPGWTAADTERVRAGLERGWDRG; from the coding sequence GTGATCGAGCGGACCTCGGTCCGGCACCCCGTACTGGTATGGGGCTGGAGCTTGGTCCGACTCGATTTCGTCGGCGTCGCCGTCGGTGCACTGTTCTTCTGCATCTCGCTGACACCGTCATTGCTGCCGAGGGACTGGCTGTTCGCCGGACTGATCGGCGGTATCAACGCCGCCATCGGCTACGGCATCGGTGTTCTGCTGGCAAAGCTGCTGCGGCGCTTCGTCCTTCGGGGTCGCGCATGGTGGCCCCCGCGCACCCCGGTCCTGCACATCATGAAGATCGCGACGGTCGCCGGTGCGCTGATCGCCCCGGTGGCCATGCTGGTGCCCGCGGCCCGCTGGCAGCGCCAGGTATCGGCGCTGATGGGTATCGAGGGACCCGAGACCCCGGGCTACATGCGCACGCTGCTCCTGGCGGTGCTGGTCGCCGCGGCGTGCATCGCGACCTGGCGGGTGCTGGTCGATCTGGTCAAACTCATTGCCCGTGCCTTGATCCGGCGCTGGCACCTGCACAGCGAGGTGGCGTTCTTCATCGGCACCGCCGTCGTGGTGGTGCTGTGCGTCATGCTGGCCAATGGTGTGCTCTACCGGGGTTTCCTGGCCGGCGCCGGCCAGGTGTTCCAACCGCAGAACGCGACCACCGCCCCCGGGGTCAGCCAACCCGCGGCGAGCCAGCGATCCGGCAGCCCGGCCTCATTCGCGTCCTGGGACTCCCTGGGTTACCAGGGCCGCAGCTTCGTGGCCGGCGGTCCGGACGCGGCCGACCTGACCGCTCTGAACGGACGTCCGGCCCGCGAACCGATCCGGGTGTACGCCGGGTTGCAGACCGCGGACACTGATGAGCAGCGGGTGGCGGTGCTGCTCAGCGAGCTCGAACGCACCGATGCCTTCGACCGCGCGGTGCTGGTCCTGATCCCCACCACGGGCACGGGCTGGGTGAATCCGGTGGCCGCCGACGCCATCGAGGCCATGTACAACGGTGACACCGCGCTCGTGGCGATGCAGTATTCGTATCTGCCCAGCTGGATCTCGTTCCTCGGTGACCGGGAGAAGTCCGTCGACTCGGCGCGGGCCATGATCGACGGTGTGCACGGCCGCTGGGCCGCGCTGCCCGAAGACCGTCGCCCGAAACTGCTTCTGTACGGCGAGAGTTTGGGCTCCTACGGCGGGCAGGGTGCGTTCGGTTGGCTACCCGATATCGCGGAGATGGATTTCTCCGCCGTGCTGTGGGTCGGTCCGCCGCACGAGAGTTCGTTGTGGAGCGGTCTGGTGCAGCGCCGGGACCCGGGGACCACCGAGGTCGAACCCCGCTACGACAACGGCCGGACGGTGCGTTTCTCCCCGGCCTACGATCCGGCCGAGGTGGCCAGGACCGCCGCACCGCGCTGGGAGGGGACCCGGGTGCTGTTCTTGCAGCACGCCTCCGATCCGGTGGTTTGGTGGTCGCCGAATCTCGTGTTCTCCCGGCCCGATTGGTTGACAGAACCGCGTGGCGCCGACCGCACGGCCTCGATGCGCTGGTACCCGATCGTGACGTTCTGGCAGGTGAGCGCCGATATGACGAATGCGTCCGGCGTGCCCGACGGGCACGGGCACAACTACGGCGAGACCGTGCTCGACGGCTGGGCCGCGGTGGCACCGCCGCCGGGCTGGACGGCCGCGGACACCGAGCGGGTCAGGGCCGGGCTGGAACGCGGTTGGGATCGCGGCTAG
- the purL gene encoding phosphoribosylformylglycinamidine synthase subunit PurL encodes MTSAHPQEIDTVERAAASPDQPQPFRELGLKDDEYQRIREILGRRPTDAELAMYSVMWSEHCSYKSSKVHLRYFGETTTDEMRAGMLAGIGENAGVVDIGDGWAVTFKVESHNHPSYVEPYQGAATGVGGIVRDIMAMGARPVAVMDQLRFGAADAPDTRRVLDGVVRGIGGYGNSLGLPNIGGETVFDPSYAGNPLVNALCVGVLRKEDLHLAFASGTGNKIILFGARTGLDGIGGVSVLASETFGGDEGSGPGRKKLPAVQVGDPFMEKVLIECCLELYAADLVVGIQDLGGAGLSCATSELASAGDGGMRVELENVPQRAADMTPAEILSSESQERMCAVVTPENVEKFLAVCRKWDVLASVIGEVTDGDRLEITWHGETVVDVPPRTVAHEGPVYQRPVARPDTQDALIADTSAKLARPATGDELKATLLALLGSPHLCSRAFITEQYDRYVRGNTVLAEHADGGVLRIDEQTGRGVAISTDASGRYTQLDPYTGAQLALAEAYRNVAVTGATPVAVTNCLNFGSPEDPGVMWQFSQAVRGLADGCAALGIPVTGGNVSFYNQTGSTAILPTPVVGVLGVIDDVARRIPTGLGNEPGETLLLLGDTRDEFDGSIWAQVTADHLGGVPPRVDLAREKLLAEVLTAASRDGLVSAAHDLSEGGLIQAIVEAALAGETGARVVLPEGVDPFVFLFSESAGRVLVAVPRTEESRFRSMCEARGLPVDRVGVSDEGSDSLDVQGQFSITLDELRATSEGVLPRLFG; translated from the coding sequence GTGACATCCGCGCACCCGCAGGAAATCGATACCGTCGAGCGCGCCGCAGCGTCGCCCGACCAACCCCAGCCCTTCCGGGAACTGGGCCTCAAGGACGACGAGTACCAGCGGATACGCGAGATTCTCGGCCGCCGCCCCACCGACGCCGAGCTGGCCATGTACTCGGTGATGTGGAGCGAACATTGCTCCTACAAGTCCTCCAAGGTGCATCTGCGCTATTTCGGTGAGACGACCACCGACGAGATGCGCGCAGGCATGCTGGCCGGGATCGGCGAGAACGCCGGCGTCGTCGACATCGGCGACGGCTGGGCGGTCACCTTCAAGGTCGAATCGCACAACCACCCGTCCTATGTGGAGCCCTACCAGGGCGCGGCCACCGGTGTCGGCGGCATCGTCCGCGACATCATGGCGATGGGCGCCCGCCCGGTCGCGGTGATGGACCAGCTGCGCTTCGGTGCGGCCGATGCGCCCGATACCCGCCGCGTGCTCGACGGCGTGGTGCGCGGTATCGGCGGTTACGGCAACTCCCTGGGTCTGCCCAATATCGGCGGCGAGACGGTCTTCGACCCGTCGTACGCGGGCAACCCACTGGTGAACGCGCTGTGTGTTGGCGTGCTGCGCAAGGAGGACCTGCACCTGGCCTTCGCGTCCGGCACCGGAAACAAGATCATCCTGTTCGGTGCCCGCACCGGGCTGGACGGTATCGGTGGTGTGTCGGTGTTGGCGAGTGAGACCTTCGGTGGCGACGAGGGCTCCGGCCCGGGCCGTAAGAAGCTGCCCGCCGTGCAGGTCGGTGACCCCTTCATGGAGAAGGTGCTCATCGAGTGCTGCCTGGAGCTCTACGCCGCCGATCTGGTGGTCGGTATCCAGGATCTCGGTGGTGCCGGATTGTCCTGCGCCACCTCGGAATTGGCCTCGGCCGGTGACGGCGGCATGCGCGTCGAGCTGGAGAATGTGCCGCAGCGCGCTGCCGATATGACCCCGGCGGAGATCCTGTCCTCCGAATCGCAGGAACGGATGTGTGCGGTCGTCACGCCGGAGAACGTCGAGAAGTTCCTGGCCGTCTGCCGCAAATGGGATGTGCTGGCCAGCGTCATCGGCGAGGTCACCGATGGTGATCGCCTCGAGATCACCTGGCACGGTGAGACCGTGGTGGATGTACCGCCGCGCACCGTCGCCCACGAGGGCCCGGTGTACCAGCGTCCCGTCGCCCGCCCGGACACCCAGGACGCCCTGATCGCCGACACCTCGGCCAAGCTGGCCCGCCCGGCCACCGGCGACGAGCTCAAGGCGACCCTGCTGGCGTTGCTGGGCAGCCCGCACCTGTGCAGCCGTGCGTTCATCACCGAGCAGTACGACCGCTATGTGCGCGGTAACACCGTGTTGGCCGAGCATGCCGATGGCGGTGTGCTGCGGATCGACGAGCAGACCGGCCGCGGTGTCGCCATCTCGACCGACGCCTCGGGCCGCTACACCCAGCTCGACCCGTACACGGGCGCACAGCTGGCGCTCGCCGAGGCCTACCGCAACGTGGCGGTCACCGGGGCCACCCCGGTCGCGGTGACCAACTGCCTGAACTTCGGCTCGCCGGAGGACCCCGGTGTGATGTGGCAGTTCTCCCAGGCTGTGCGCGGACTCGCCGACGGCTGTGCGGCCCTTGGTATCCCGGTCACCGGCGGCAACGTGAGCTTCTACAACCAGACCGGCAGCACCGCGATCCTGCCGACCCCGGTGGTCGGTGTGCTCGGCGTGATCGACGATGTGGCCCGGCGCATCCCCACCGGACTGGGTAACGAGCCCGGTGAGACATTGCTGCTGCTCGGTGACACCCGTGATGAGTTCGACGGGTCGATCTGGGCGCAGGTCACCGCTGATCACCTCGGCGGCGTGCCGCCGAGGGTCGACCTGGCGCGGGAGAAGCTGCTCGCCGAGGTGCTGACCGCGGCCTCGCGGGACGGATTGGTCTCGGCGGCACACGATCTGAGCGAAGGCGGTCTGATCCAGGCGATCGTCGAGGCCGCCCTGGCCGGCGAGACCGGCGCTCGGGTGGTGCTGCCCGAGGGAGTGGATCCCTTCGTCTTCCTGTTCTCCGAATCTGCCGGCCGGGTCCTGGTTGCGGTGCCGCGCACCGAGGAGAGCCGGTTCCGGTCGATGTGCGAGGCGCGCGGGCTTCCGGTGGACCGGGTGGGCGTCTCGGACGAGGGCAGCGACTCACTGGACGTCCAGGGCCAGTTCAGCATCACGCTCGACGAACTGCGAGCCACCTCGGAGGGCGTGCTGCCCAGGTTGTTCGGGTGA
- a CDS encoding VOC family protein, with the protein MTLSPEMITFDCTDPDRLAQWWTEATGGTLNAEMPGEFVMVALPSGPRLGFQRVPDPTAGKNRVHVDFSAPDVEVEVTRLIGLGATETGRHDIGDAYRWVVLADPDGNAFCVSGGH; encoded by the coding sequence ATGACGCTCAGCCCAGAAATGATCACGTTCGACTGCACCGATCCGGACCGCCTCGCCCAATGGTGGACCGAGGCCACCGGCGGCACCCTCAACGCCGAGATGCCCGGCGAATTCGTCATGGTGGCGCTGCCGAGCGGGCCCCGGCTCGGATTCCAGCGCGTGCCGGACCCGACCGCGGGCAAGAACCGGGTGCACGTGGACTTCTCGGCACCCGACGTGGAGGTCGAGGTGACGCGGCTGATCGGTCTCGGTGCCACCGAGACCGGCAGGCACGATATCGGCGACGCGTACCGCTGGGTCGTGCTGGCCGATCCGGACGGCAACGCATTCTGCGTCTCCGGCGGGCACTGA
- a CDS encoding M18 family aminopeptidase, giving the protein MPATPQSLCEFIDASPSPFHVCATAARQLEAAGYTELSESDSWPDSPGTYFVVRAGSLVAWDSTSGDMPFRIVGGHTDSPNLRVKQHPDRIVAGWQVVALAPYGGAWLNSWLDRDLGISGRLSVVDGGQVAHRLVRIDDPILRVPQLAIHLSEDRKGVSPDPQRHVNAVWGIGERRSFVGYVAEQAGVREADVLGFDLMTHDLTPSAVTGVDGDFVSAPRLDNQVTCHAGVQALLAARPSGHVPVLALFDHEEVGSQSDHGAQSDLLLSVLERITLAAGGDRQDFLRRLSQSMVASGDMAHATHPNYPERHEPGHLIEVNGGPVLKVHPNLRYATDGRTAAAFALACAQAGVPLQRYEHRADLPCGSTIGPMTSAGTGIPTVDVGAAQLAMHSAREIMGAHDVADYAAALQAFLAPA; this is encoded by the coding sequence ATGCCTGCTACCCCCCAGAGCCTGTGTGAGTTCATCGACGCCTCGCCGTCCCCGTTCCACGTGTGCGCGACGGCCGCGCGGCAGCTGGAGGCCGCCGGCTACACCGAACTCTCCGAATCCGACAGCTGGCCCGACTCACCCGGCACGTACTTCGTCGTGCGGGCCGGTTCGCTGGTGGCCTGGGATTCGACGTCCGGCGATATGCCGTTCCGGATCGTCGGGGGGCACACCGACAGCCCCAACCTGCGCGTCAAACAGCACCCGGACCGGATCGTGGCCGGCTGGCAGGTGGTCGCCTTGGCGCCCTACGGCGGTGCCTGGCTGAACTCCTGGCTGGACCGCGATCTCGGCATCAGCGGCCGGCTGTCCGTCGTGGACGGCGGCCAGGTGGCGCATCGGCTGGTGCGGATCGACGATCCGATCCTGCGGGTCCCGCAACTGGCCATCCACCTCTCCGAGGACCGCAAGGGTGTCAGCCCGGACCCGCAGCGGCATGTCAACGCCGTCTGGGGCATCGGTGAGCGACGCTCCTTCGTGGGCTACGTCGCCGAGCAGGCCGGGGTGCGCGAGGCCGATGTGCTCGGTTTCGACCTCATGACCCACGACCTGACGCCGTCCGCGGTGACCGGGGTGGACGGAGATTTCGTCAGCGCACCACGGCTGGACAATCAGGTCACCTGCCATGCCGGGGTGCAGGCGCTGCTGGCCGCGCGGCCGAGCGGGCACGTGCCGGTGCTCGCGCTCTTCGATCACGAGGAGGTCGGTTCGCAGTCCGATCACGGCGCCCAGTCCGATCTGCTGCTCAGTGTGTTGGAGCGCATCACCCTGGCCGCCGGTGGTGACCGGCAGGACTTCCTGCGCCGGCTCTCGCAGTCGATGGTCGCCTCCGGCGATATGGCGCACGCCACCCACCCGAACTATCCGGAGCGGCACGAGCCCGGTCACCTGATCGAGGTCAACGGCGGCCCGGTGCTCAAGGTGCACCCCAACCTGCGCTATGCCACCGACGGGCGCACCGCGGCGGCGTTCGCGCTGGCCTGTGCCCAAGCCGGGGTTCCGCTGCAGCGTTACGAGCACCGCGCCGATCTGCCGTGTGGGTCGACGATCGGGCCGATGACCTCGGCGGGCACCGGCATCCCCACCGTGGACGTCGGGGCCGCCCAGCTGGCCATGCACTCGGCCCGCGAGATCATGGGCGCCCATGACGTTGCCGACTACGCGGCCGCCCTGCAGGCGTTCCTGGCACCGGCCTGA
- a CDS encoding Dyp-type peroxidase: MSDLVPQAVLAPLTPAAIFMVATIDDGGEQTVHDALGDISGLVRAIGFRDPTKHLSVITSIGSKAWDRLFSGPRPAELHPFIALEGPRHTAPSTPGDLLFHLRAESLDVCFELAGKIVAAMDGAITIVDEVHGFKFFDNRDLLGFVDGTENPDGPVAVSASQIGDEDPDFAGGCYVHVQRYLHDMSTWNALSVEEQERVIGRTKLDDIELDDAVKPANSHVALNVISDEQGNELKILRHNMPFGEIGKGEFGTYYIGYSRTAAVTERMLHNMFIGDPPGNTDRILDFSTAVTGCLFFTPTADFLDDPPPMPGAAEPARAAATSTPTYSGSLSIGSLKGQPQ; this comes from the coding sequence GTGTCCGATCTTGTTCCGCAGGCGGTGCTCGCGCCGCTGACCCCGGCGGCCATCTTCATGGTGGCCACGATCGACGACGGCGGTGAACAGACCGTCCACGATGCCCTCGGCGACATCTCGGGGCTGGTCCGCGCCATAGGGTTCCGCGATCCGACCAAACATCTGTCGGTGATCACGTCGATCGGATCGAAGGCCTGGGACCGGTTGTTCAGCGGCCCCCGCCCGGCCGAACTGCATCCGTTCATCGCGTTGGAGGGGCCGCGGCACACCGCCCCGTCGACGCCGGGTGATCTGTTGTTCCACCTCCGCGCCGAATCACTGGACGTGTGTTTCGAGTTGGCCGGCAAGATCGTCGCCGCGATGGACGGCGCCATCACCATCGTCGACGAGGTGCACGGCTTCAAGTTCTTCGACAACCGCGACCTGCTCGGCTTCGTGGACGGTACGGAGAACCCGGACGGCCCGGTGGCGGTGAGCGCCAGCCAGATCGGCGACGAGGATCCCGATTTCGCCGGCGGGTGTTACGTGCACGTGCAGCGCTACCTGCATGACATGTCGACGTGGAACGCGCTGTCGGTCGAGGAACAGGAGCGGGTGATCGGGCGCACAAAACTCGACGACATCGAACTCGACGACGCCGTGAAACCGGCCAATTCGCATGTGGCGCTGAATGTCATCTCCGACGAACAGGGCAACGAGCTCAAGATCCTGCGCCACAACATGCCCTTCGGCGAGATCGGCAAGGGCGAATTCGGGACCTACTACATCGGGTATTCGCGCACCGCCGCGGTCACCGAACGGATGCTGCACAACATGTTCATCGGCGATCCGCCCGGCAACACCGATCGGATCCTGGATTTCTCCACCGCGGTGACCGGTTGCCTGTTCTTCACCCCGACGGCCGATTTCCTCGATGACCCGCCGCCCATGCCAGGTGCGGCCGAACCCGCCCGCGCAGCAGCCACCAGCACACCCACCTATTCCGGTTCACTGTCGATCGGCAGCCTGAAAGGACAACCCCAATGA
- a CDS encoding family 1 encapsulin nanocompartment shell protein, whose amino-acid sequence MNNLYRELAPVTDEAWGEIEQEATRTFKRHIAGRRVVDCTGPTGATTAAVSTGHLLDVTSPGDGVIAHLRDSRPLVRLRVPFTITRDAIDDVERGSQDSDWDPVKDAAKKLAFAEDRAIFEGYAAANIEGIRAGSSNPGLALPEDPRGYPDVIAQALSELRLAGVDGPYSVLLSADAYTKVSETTEHGYPLREHLNRVVDGDIIWAPAIDGAFVLSTRGGDFDLQLGTDVSIGYSSHDADTVQLYLQETFTFLNYTAEASVALSA is encoded by the coding sequence ATGAACAACCTGTACCGCGAACTGGCGCCGGTCACCGACGAGGCGTGGGGTGAGATCGAACAGGAGGCCACCCGTACCTTCAAGCGGCATATCGCCGGACGCCGGGTGGTCGACTGCACCGGCCCGACCGGCGCCACCACTGCTGCGGTGTCCACCGGCCATCTGCTGGACGTCACCTCCCCTGGCGACGGGGTGATCGCCCACCTGCGCGACAGCCGCCCGCTGGTGCGACTGCGGGTGCCGTTCACCATCACCCGCGACGCCATCGACGACGTGGAGCGCGGCTCGCAGGACTCGGACTGGGATCCCGTCAAGGACGCGGCCAAGAAGCTGGCGTTCGCCGAGGACCGGGCAATCTTCGAGGGTTACGCGGCGGCCAACATAGAGGGCATCCGGGCGGGCAGCTCGAATCCCGGCCTGGCGCTGCCCGAGGATCCGCGCGGCTATCCCGACGTGATCGCCCAGGCGCTCTCGGAGCTGCGGCTGGCCGGTGTCGACGGTCCCTACTCGGTGCTGCTGTCGGCCGACGCCTACACCAAGGTCAGCGAGACGACCGAACACGGCTATCCGCTGCGCGAGCACCTCAACCGGGTGGTCGACGGGGACATCATCTGGGCTCCGGCCATCGATGGCGCCTTCGTGTTGTCCACCCGCGGAGGCGATTTCGATCTACAGCTGGGCACCGACGTGTCGATCGGCTATTCGAGCCACGATGCCGACACCGTGCAGCTGTACCTGCAAGAGACGTTCACGTTCCTGAACTACACCGCCGAGGCGTCGGTCGCGCTGTCCGCCTGA